Proteins encoded in a region of the Marmota flaviventris isolate mMarFla1 chromosome 3, mMarFla1.hap1, whole genome shotgun sequence genome:
- the LOC114104069 gene encoding olfactory receptor 8S1-like, giving the protein MQNFSALTDFILLGLSADAQIQILLFVLFLVIYLLTLAGNFMMLLVIMADAHLHSPMYFFLGHLSFLDLWYSSVSVPKMLENLMSKTKTISVEGCLAQAFFVFANGATEACLLAVMAYDRYAAICHPLLYGQIMSKQLCEGLAWGSWSLAFLNALINILIAVNLDFCEYRTIHHYMCELPILFHLSCSNVQTNIIVMLCSSLIIAFVTFLLILSSYGYIVSTILSISSTTGRSKAFSTCSSHLTVVLLYFGSACLRYAIPASGSPLESIFSLQYSIITPMLNPLIYSLKNKEVKTAIRKLFGKYCQHCK; this is encoded by the coding sequence ATGCAAAATTTCAGTGCTCTCACTGATTTCATCCTCCTTGGGCTGTCTGCTGATGCCCAGATCCAAATTTTACTCTTTGTGCTGTTCCTTGTGATTTACCTCCTGACCCTGGCGGGGAACTTCATGATGCTGTTGGTGATAATGGCTGATGCTCACCTCCATtcacccatgtacttcttcctgggTCACCTTTCTTTCCTGGATCTTTGGTATTCATCAGTCTCTGTGCCTAAGATGCTGGAAAACCTCATGTCTAAGACAAAAACGATCTCTGTGGAGGGTTGCCTGGCCCAGGCCTTCTTTGTGTTTGCCAACGGGGCCACTGAAGCCTGCCTGCTTGCAGTCATGGCCTATGACCGATATGCTGCCATTTGCCACCCTCTGCTGTATGGACAGATAATGAGCAAGCAGCTCTGTGAGGGGCTTGCATGGGGGTCGTGGAGCCTGGCCTTCCTGAATGCACTCATTAATATCCTTATAGCTGTGAATTTGGACTTCTGTGAGTATAGAACCATCCATCACTATATGTGTGAGCTCCCTATTCTTTTCCATCTCTCCTGCTCTAATGTCCAGACCAATATCATTGTCATGCTCTGTTCTTCTCTCATAATTGCCTTTGTGACCTTTCTCCTGATTTTATCCTCCTATGGCTACATTGTCTCCACCATCCTGAGCATCAGCTCCACCACAGGCAGAAgcaaggccttctccacctgctcctcTCATCTCACTGTAGTGCTCTTGTATTTTGGCTCAGCATGCTTACGCTATGCCATACCAGCCTCAGGTTCTCCCTTGGAGTCAATCTTTTCTTTGCAGTACAGCATAATTACTCCCATGCTGAATCCCCTCATCTACAGCCTGAAAAACAAGGAGGTGAAGACAGCTATAAGAAAATTGTTTGGAAAATATTGCCAGCATTGTAAGTAG